AGATGATCCCGTACCAGGAGGACGCCTACGCGCTCTTCGACGACCCGGACAACCCGATCAACAAGAAGCTGAACCTGCGTTCGGTGAACTGGTGCTCGGACTGGCCGGCAGGCTCGACCATGCTGCCGCCGCTGATCGGCACGGACCAGGCCTACAACACGTCGTTCTTCTCCAACGAGGCGGTCGACGCGCGCATGGACGAGATCGCCACGCTGCCGATCGATGAGCAGGCGGCCGCTTGGGGTGACCTCGACGAGGAGGTCGGCCAGAAGTACCTGCCGAACATCGTCACTGCCTACCGCAACGACCTCTTCGGTGCGGGCGCCAAGATCGGCGGCTTCTCGGGTGACGCGGCCATGAGCGCGATCAACTACAAGGACCTCTTCGTCAAGCAGTGACGAACTGACCAAGTAGTGCTCAACTAGTAGGTGTGGTGGGGGCCCGGCGCAGTTGCCCGGCCCCCACTCCGCCCGTCAGCGGCGCCCCCACGGGGGGCGCGACTGCGATGCCGACGTTGGTGTCGTGGGAAGGACCGGAGGGAAGGCAAGCATGTTCGCCTACATCGTTAAGAGACTGTTGACGGGCGTGATCGTGGTCATCCTGGTCTCGATGGCCGTCTTTGCGCTGCTGTGGTTCGGGCCCGAGAGCCCGGCCCGGCCGATCTGCAACCAGGAGACCGGCAATCGGTGCACCCCCGAACGGCTGGCCAACTTCGAGAAGTCGATGGGCTACGACAATCCCATCTACGAGGAGTACGGCAAGTACGCCAAGGGCATCTTCGTCGGCCGCGAGATGAAGCTCGGCAGCACCAAGGTCGTCGACTGCGACGCCCCGTGCTTCGGGTTCTCCTTCCGCTCCCGTCAGCTCGTCTGGGACGAGCTCGTGCAGCGGCTGCCGGCGACGATCTCCCTCGGCATCGGAGGTGCCAGCCTGTACCTCCTCCTCGGCATCCCCATCGGCATCGCCGCCGCCCGACGCCGCGGCACCCTGGGTGACAAGCTGCTGGTCAGCGGCTTCCTGGTGGTCAGCTCGATCCCCTACTACCTCTTCGCCCTGGTGGCGTGGCTCTACTGCACGCTCGTCTGGGACCTGCCCGTGCTGGGCAGCAGCGGCTACACGCCGTTGTTCGACAACCCTGCCAAGTGGTTCGCCGGGCTGTTGCTGCCCTGGCTGTGCCTCGGCATCTTCAACTGCACCTCGTACACCCGCTACACCCGTGGCGCAATGGTGGAGTCCCTCAGCGAGGACTACATCCGCACCGCCAAGGCCAAGGGCCTGCCGGCGCGGACGGTGGTCTACAAGCACGGTTTGCGCAGTGCGCTGGTGCCGGTCGTGACGATCTTCGGTATCGACCTGGGAGTGCTCCTCGCGGGCACGATCTTCACCGAGAGGATCTTCGAGATCCAGGGCATCGGCCTGTGGGGCCTGCGTGCCGTCATTGCGCTCGACCTGCCCGTGATCTCCGCCACCGCCATGTTCGGTGCGATCGTGATCATCGTCGCCAACATCGCCGTCGACGTGGTCTACGGCGTCCTCGACCCACGAGTGAGAGTTTCATGACCGAGAGCCTGACCGAGCCCCGCAGCCACGGCATGTCCGAGGAGGGCGCCTACCTCACCGTCGAGAACCTCACCGTGGAGTTCCCCACGCCGGACGGACCGCTGCGCGCGGTCAACGACCTCTCCTACACCGTCGGCATGGGCCAGACCCTCGGCATCGTGGGGGAGTCCGGGTCCGGCAAGTCCGTCTCCAGCATGGCCGTCCTCGGACTGCACGACGCCAAGCGCACGAAGATCAGTGGCTCCATCCGGATCGGTGAGATGGAGGTCGTGGGCCTCAACGAGTCCGGCATGCGCAAGCTGCGCGGCAACGCGGTCTCGATGATCTTCCAGGACGCGCTGGCCGCGTTGCACCCGTTCTACCGGGTCGGATCGCAGCTGACGGAGGCCTATCTGGTGCACCACCAGAAGGCCTCCAAGCGCGATGCGCGTCGCAAGGCGATCGAGATGCTCGACCGGGTCGGCATCCCGCAGCCCGACCATCGTGTCGACGACTTCCCGCACCAGTTCTCCGGCGGCATGCGGCAGCGGGCGATGATCGCGATGGGCCTGATCAACGACCCGTCGCTGCTGATCGCCGACGAGCCGACCACGGCGCTGGACGTGACGGTGCAGGCGCAGATCCTCGACCTGCTCCAGGATCTCCAGCGCGAGTTCAACTCCGCCGTCATCATCATCACCCACGACCTCGGCGTCGTGGCCGAGATGGCCGACGACGTGCTGGTGATGTACGCCGGCCGCTGCGTCGAGTACGGCACCACCAAGCAGATCCTGTCGCACCCGGAGATGCCCTACACGTGGGGCCTCCTCTCGAGCATCCCCGACGTGCAGTCAGACATCAACGCGAGGCTGATCCCGATCCCGGGCAACCCGCCCAGCCTGCTCAGCCCGCCGTCCGGCTGCGCCTTCCACCCCCGGTGTGCCCACGTCGACAAGGTCCCTGGCAGCCTGTGCTCCGAGCAGCTGCCCGAGCTCACACAGGCGTCCAACGGCACGGCGCACGTCAAGCGCTGCCACCTGGCCGATCCCGACGCGATCTACCAGACCGAAGTGCTGCCCGAGATCGCACCTGACCTGGTCGAGGAGAACTGATGGCCTCCCCCGAAGACACCGCCCAGACCCCTGGTCGCCACGCCGACAGTGCTCCCTCCGTCGAACCGGCCGCCGCGGTTGCCAGCGACGCCCCCGCCGTCGACGTCGACGACAGCAACGGCGGCGACGACAGCAACGCGCGGTCGTCGATGTACGCCTCGTTCGGTGAGCTGGCCCAGCAGGGTCACACGGCGTCGATGCTCGACCCCGAGGCCATGCCCGTGCTTTCGGTCGACAACCTGAAGATGTACTTCCCGGTGAAGTCCTCAGGCCTCGTCCGTCGCACAGTCGGGTACGTGCAGGCTGTCGACGGCGTCTCGTTCCAGGTGCCCAAGAGTGGTTCTCTCGGCCTGGTGGGGGAGTCCGGTTGCGGCAAGTCGACCACCGGTCGTCTTATCACCAGGCTCTACACCCCGACCGGCGGCTCGATGCATTTCGAGGGCCAGGACATCGCGCACCTGTCGCAGCGACAGATGAAGCCGCTGCGCCGCGACATCCAGATGATCTTCCAGGACCCCTACACCTCGCTGAACCCGCGGCACACGGTCGGCGCGATCGTGGGTGCCCCGCTGTCGGTGCACAACATCGTGCCGAAGGATCAGATCCTCGGCCGCGTGCAGGAGCTGCTCGAGGTCGTGGGCCTCAACCCCGAGCACTACAACCGCTACCCCAACGAGTTCTCCGGTGGTCAGCGTCAGCGCATCGGCATCGCCCGGGCACTCACGCTGAACCCCAAGCTGCTGGTGGCCGACGAGCCCGTCTCGGCGCTCGACGTGTCGATCCAGGCGCAGGTGATCAACCTGCTCCAGGACATCCAGAAGGAGTTCGACGTCGCCTACCTCTTCATCGCCCACGACCTCGCCGTCGTTCGCCACTTCTGTCCCGAGGTGGCGGTGATGTACCTCGGCAAGATCGTCGAGATCGGCGACCGCGACAGCATCTACTCGCACGCCCACCACCCCTACACCCAGGCGTTGCTGTCGGCCGTGCCCGACGTGAAGCAGGCGGTCATCGGCGGGCGTCGCGAGCGGATCATGCTCGAGGGCGACGTGCCCAGCCCCATCAACCCGCCCTCGGGGTGCCGGTTCCGCACGCGTTGCCCGCTGGCGCAGGAGATCTGCGCCAAGCACGAGCCGCCACTGCTCCAGATCGGTCCTCGCCACAAGGTGGCCTGCCACTTCCCGGGCGAGATCACCAACCACCCGAGCGTACCGATCACGGCACGACTCCTCGGCACCGACGACCAGGGCAACGTCGACCCCGGCGCCACGCCGTCGCCCGAGATCAGCAACAAGCCCGGGTACGCCGACACCTGGTTCGACCTGGACAAGAAGACGTTTGGACGAGCCTGACGCACTGTTCGAGACCACCCCGGCGGACGGTCCCCCACGGGGAGGACCGTCCGGCGGAGGCTCGCTGACCGGGTTCTCGCACTCCTCGGCTCCACTCGCGGTGCGGATGCGACCACGCACGCTCGACGAACTGGTCGGGCAGTCGCAGCTGCGCGCTCCCGGATCACCCCTACGGCGGCTCGTCGAGGGTGACCAGCCGATGTCGTTGATGCTCTGGGGCCCGCCCGGCACCGGCAAGACCACGATCGCCTCTATCCTGAGCCAGCAGACGAACCGCCGGTTCGTCGAGGTCTCCGCGGTCGCTGCAGGAGTCAAGGAGGTGCGAGCCGCCATCGACGCGGCCCGACGCGAGCTCGCCCGCGGCGGCTCCGAGACGGTGCTCTTCGTCGACGAGGTGCACCGCTTCACCAAGGCCCAGCAGGATGCGTTGCTCCCAGGTGTCGAGAACCGCTGGGTCACCCTGGTGGCAGCCACGACCGAGAACCCGTTCTTCTCGGTGATCTCGCCGCTCCTCTCGCGCAGCCTGTTGCTTCGGCTCGAGTCACTGACCGACGACGACGTGCGCAGCGTCGTCGCGTCGGCCCTGACCGACGAGCGTGGCCTGGGTGGCGAGCTGGAGCTGGCCGACGATGCCCTCGACCACTTAGTGCGGCTGGCTGGGGGAGATGCCCGTCGTTCGCTGACCTACCTCGAGGCGGCGGCCGGCGCCGCCCGTGATGTCTCGACTAGCTCGACCGGCGAGAAGATCGTGATCGACCTGAAGACCGCCGAGACGGCGGTCGACCAGGCGGCCGTGCGCTATGACCGGCAGGGCGACCAGCACTACGACGTGACCAGCGCCTTCATCAAGTCGGTGCGCGGCTCTGACGCCGACGCCGCGCTGCACTACCTGGCCCGGATGATGGAAGCGGGCGAGGACCCACGCTTCATCGCGCGGAGGCTGATCATCCTCGCCAGTGAGGACATCGGCCTGGCCGACCCGACGGCGCTCACCACCGCGGTCGCGGCCGCCCAGGCGGTGCAGCTGATCGGCATGCCGGAGGCACGGCTCAACCTCGCGCAGGCCACCATCGCGCTGGCTGTGGCACCGAAGTCCAATGCGGTCATCATGGCGATCGACGCCGCGAGCGCCGACGTACGCGCCGGCAAGATCGGCAGCGTGCCACCGCACCTGCGGGACGCGCACTACTCCGGAGCCAAGAAGCTGGGCCACGGCAAGACCTACACCTACAGCCACGACGAGCCGTACGGCATTGCCGAGCAGCAGTACGCGCCCGACGTGGTCGCCGACGCGGCGTACTACCGGCCGACTGCCCTCGGTGCCGAGGCGGCGGTCAAGGAGCGCTGGGAGCGCATTCGGCGGATCATCCGCGGCGGGTAGGGTTCGGCACTGTGACGGAGTGGACCAGAGACGGATCGGTGTGGGCGGTGATCGGCGCATTCGTGCTGCTCGTCGCCCTGGCGGCGCTCGCGCTGGTCCGGGTGCGGGCCGCGTCACGCCGTGACCTCGCCAGTGCTCGCGCCGAGGCGGCCGACCTGCGGCACCGGCTGGACGAGCTCGAGCGCACCGTCTCCGGGTCGGGTGGTGCGGCGATCGAGTCGGTGGTGGTCTCGACTCCGCTCGACCGACAGGAGCCGATCGAGGGGCGGCTGTTCGCCGATCTAGTGCTGCGGGAGTCGGTCGTCAAGGCCGCGTCGTGGGCCCACGGCGTACGCCGTGCCTTGTCGCCCGAGAACCGCAACCGGATCAGGTTCGAGATGGGCCGCGAGGTCAAGCGCGCCCGCAAGTCGCGGCGTGCAGAGATCCAGGAGGCGCTGCGCGCCCATCGTGCCCGCGAGCGGGCCGCCGGGACAGAAGCCGATCAGGGTTCGGAGGACGCTGCATGAGCCGAAGCATCTGGTTCGTGGCGGGTGCGGGGGCTGGGATCTATGCCATCACCCGCGCCCGCCGGGTGGCCGAGACCTTCACCAGTGAGGGACTGCGCGACCGGCTGGGCGCGCTCGCCGTGGGCGCTCGGCTGTTCCGCGACGAGGTCCGCGCCGGGCAGCACGACTCCGAAACCCACTTGCGTGAGCGGATGGGCCTGGTGCCTCATGGCATCCCCGAGCTCACCGCGAGCGACTCGGGTCTCAATACGCTCGCTGGCGCTCGCTACTCGACCACCGCAGAACCGGAAGGCACTACCCGTGGACACCGCTGAGATCCGCCGCCGCTTCATCGAGCACTTCGAGGCCGTCGGTCACACTGCGGTGCCGTCGCGCTCGCTGCTGGCAGACGACCCCAACCTGCTGTTCGTCAACGCCGGCATGGTGCCGTTCAAGCCGTACTTCCTCGGCCAGGAGACGCCGCCGTACGACCGGGCCGTGAGCGTGCAGAAGTGCGTGCGCACGCCCGACATCGAGGAGGTCGGCAAGACCACCCGGCACGGCACGTTCTTCGAGATGTGCGGCAACTTCTCGTTCGGCGACTACTTCAAGGAACGTGCGATCGAGCTGGCGTGGGACCTGGTCACCAAGCCGGTCGCCGACGGTGGGTGGGGATTCGAGGAGAGCCGCCTCTACCCGAGCGTCTACCAGGACGACCCGGAGGCAGTGGACCTCTGGAAGAAGATCACCGGCCTGCCCGACGACCGGATCGTGCGCCTGGGCAAGACCGAGAACTACTGGTCGATGGGCGTGCCCGGCCCCGGCGGCCCGTGCTCGGAGATCCTCTACGACCGCGGTCCCGAGTACGGCGCGGACGGCGACTTCAGCGCTGAGGACCGCTACCTGGAGTTCTGGAACCTCGTCTTCATGCAGGACGAGCTCAGCGCCGTGCGCTCGAAGGAGGACTTCGACATCGCCGGGGCGCTGCCGAAGATGAACATCGACACGGGCATGGGCCTCGAGCGGGTCGCCTTCCTCATGCAGGGCAAGCAGAACATGTACGAGATCGACGTGATGTTCCCGGTGATCGAGCGGGCCGAGCAGCTGACCGGCAAGCGCTACGGCGCCAACCCGGAAGACGACGTCCGGTTCCGTGTCGTCGCGGACCACGTGCGCAGCTCGATGATGCTCATCGGCGACGGCGTCACGCCCGGTAACGAGGCGCGCGGCTACGTGCTGCGGCGGCTGCTGCGGCGCGCCGTACGTTCGATGCGGCTGCTGGGCTACGAGGACCCGTCCCTGCCCGAGCTGATGCCGATCAGCCGCGACAAGATGGGGGAGACCTACGTCGACCTGGTCCGCGACTGGCACCGCATCTCGCGCGTCGCCTTCGGGGAGGAGCAGGCCTTCCGCAAGACGCTGCAGGCCGGCACCCAGATCTTCGACCTCGCCGCGCGCGACGTCGCCAAGCGTGGGGCCACCCGGCTGTCCGGTGACGAGGCGTTCGCGCTGCACGACACCTATGGCTTCCCGATCGACCTCACCCTCGAGATGGCGTCCGAGCAGGGCCTCTCCGTCGACGAGGAGGGCTTCCGCGGGCTGATGAACGAGCAGCGCCAGCGCGCCAAGGACGACGCCCGCGGCAAGAAGGGCGGGCACGCCGACACATCGGTCTACCGAGGCATCCTCGACGCGCACGGCCCCACCGAGTGGCTGGCCTACGAGACCCTCGAGACCGAGTCGCACCCGCTGGCCCTGCTCCAGGGTGGCCAGGCCGTGCGGTCGCTCGCCGCCGGCGAGATCGGTGAGCTGGTGCTCGATCGCACCCCGTTCTACGCTGAGTCGGGTGGCCAGGCCGCTGATGCCGGCACGATCGCGTACGCCGGCGGCGTGCTCGAGGTGGTCGACGTCCAGCGCCCGGTGCGTGGCCTGGTCGTGCACCAGGTGCGGGTCGTCGAAGGCGAGTTCGACCCGAGTGCTGAGATGCATGCCCGGGTGGACCCGCAGTGGCGGACCGGCGCGCGGCAGGCCCACTCCGGAACCCACGTCGTGCATGCCGCGCTGCGCCAGGTGCTCGGCCCCTCGGCGCTGCAGTCCGGCTCCTACAACCGGCCCGGCTACCTCCGGCTCGACTTCGGCTGGGCCACCGGCCTGCGCGCCGAGCAGGTGCGCGACATCGAGACGGTGTCCAACCAGGCGCTGCGCGCCGACCTGCCCGTGGGCTGGCAGTACATGACGCTGACCGAGGCCAAGGAGTGGGGCGCGATCGCGCTGTTCGGTGAGACGTACGACGACACGTCGGTCCGCGTCGTCGAGATCGGTGGCCCGTGGTCCCGTGAGCTGTGTGGCGGCACGCACGTCGAGCACGCCTCGCAGATCGGCACAGTGGTGGTCACCTCCGAGGGGTCGGTGGGCTCCGGCAACCGCCGCATCGAGGCGCTGACGGGCGTGGAGGGATTCGCCCACCTGGCGCGCGAGCGTGACCTGGTCGCCCAGCTGACCGGGATGCTCAAGGTGCAGCCAGATGGTGTGGTCAGCCGGGTGCAGGACATGGTCGAGCGGCTGCGGGCGGCCGAGAAGGAGCTCGAGAGGGCGCGCCAGTCGCAGCTGCTGGCCGGTGGTGCAGGACTCGCCGCTGCGGCGGTCGACGTTGCCGGTGTCGCGGTGGTCGCTCAGCGCCTCGACGGCGCCGGCGGGGGCGACGTACGCACTCTCGCTCTGGACGTGCGCGGTCGTCTTGACGCCTCCCGGCCCGGAGCGGTCGTGATCGCCGGCGTGGCGGACGGCAAGGTCTCGGTCGTGGCTGCGGTCAACGATGCCGGGCGGGCGCGCGGTGTCACGGCCAACGACCTCGTGCGCGCGGTCGGCCAGCTCGTCGGCGGCAAGGGCGGCGGCAAGGACGACGTCGCGCAGGGCGGTGGCAGCGACGTGTCCCGCGTCGACGAGGCGCTGGCTCTGGTCGCCACCGAGGTCGCCCGTGCGGCGGGTGCCTGAGCGTGCGGGCTGGTGTTCGACTCGGTATCGACCCCGGTGACGCCCGCATCGGTGTCGCGCGCAGCGACCCGTCCGGGTTCCTCGCGACGCCGGTCGAGACCGTACGCCGCGGCCGCGGCGACCTGCGCCGCCTCAAGGCCATCCTGACCGAGGAGGAGGCCGTCGAAGTGGTCGTCGGACTGCCGCGTTCGCTCTCTGGGTCGGAGGGGCCGGCGGCGATCAAGGTGCGGGAGTTCGCCGCCGCGCTGGCGCGCCAAGTTGCTCCGGTGCCTGTCAGGTTGTGTGATGAACGGATGACCACGGTGTCCGCGGAGGCAATGCTCCGCGAACGTGGTCACAAGGGCAGCAAGCGTCGTGCCGTGGTCGACCAGGCCGCGGCCGTAGTGATCTTGCAACACGCGCTGGACACCGAGCGAACCTCTGGTGCCGCGCCCGGAGAGATCGTCGAGGTCAGCGATGAGTGAAAACCAGGTCCGACCCGAGCAAGTGGAGGAGTCCGCCGAGGATCCGGCCGAGGAGTACGTGCCTCTGGGTGGTTCCCGCAAGAAGCGGCGCGGTTTCTCGGGCTGCCTGGCGGTGATCGTGGCGCTCGCCGTACTGGCTGGTGGGTTCTACGTGGTGATCACCAAGGGGGTCGACTTCCTGGCCGACCAGTTCTCCTCAGCCGAAGACTTTTCCGGCCCGGGCAGCGGTGAGGTGACGTTCGAGGTCGACCAGGGCGACACCATCGCCGAGATGGGTCGCGACCTCAAGGCCGACGGCGTCGTGGCCTCGGTCCAGGCATTCATCGACGCGGCAGCCGCAGAGCCCGACTCGAGCGGCATCCAGGTCGGCTTCTACTCGATGCAGAAGGAGATGCCGGCCGCCGATGCGGTGGCGATTCTCATCGATCCCGCCAACCAGGTGAAGTCGACGGTGACGGTGCCCGAGGGCCTGCGCGTGGTCGACGTGCTCGACATCCTGGCGGAGCAGACCGACTTCAAGCGGGCGGCGTACGAGAAGGCGCTCAACGACCCGGCCGCGCTCGGGCTGCCCGACTACGCCGAGGGTAACGCTGAGGGCTACCTCTTCCCGGCGACATACGAGATCCCGCCCAACGCCACGGCCCAATCGGTCCTCAAGGCGATGGTCGACCGGTGGCGCCAGGCGGCCGAGAAGGTCGACCTCGATGGCTCCGCGAGTGCGCTCGGGCGGACCCCCGCGGAGCTGATGACGATCGCCTCTCTCATCGAGGCCGAGGGGCGCGGCGACGACATGCCCAAGATCGCGCGCGTCATCTTCAACCGGCTCGACGGTCCCGGCGACAAGGCCGGCACCAACGGGCTGCTGCAGATCGACGCGTCGGTCAACTACGGCCTCGACCAGAAGCTGGGCGTGACGCTCACCGAGGAGCAGAAGAAGGTG
This is a stretch of genomic DNA from Nocardioides sp. InS609-2. It encodes these proteins:
- the ruvX gene encoding Holliday junction resolvase RuvX; translation: MRAGVRLGIDPGDARIGVARSDPSGFLATPVETVRRGRGDLRRLKAILTEEEAVEVVVGLPRSLSGSEGPAAIKVREFAAALARQVAPVPVRLCDERMTTVSAEAMLRERGHKGSKRRAVVDQAAAVVILQHALDTERTSGAAPGEIVEVSDE
- the alaS gene encoding alanine--tRNA ligase codes for the protein MDTAEIRRRFIEHFEAVGHTAVPSRSLLADDPNLLFVNAGMVPFKPYFLGQETPPYDRAVSVQKCVRTPDIEEVGKTTRHGTFFEMCGNFSFGDYFKERAIELAWDLVTKPVADGGWGFEESRLYPSVYQDDPEAVDLWKKITGLPDDRIVRLGKTENYWSMGVPGPGGPCSEILYDRGPEYGADGDFSAEDRYLEFWNLVFMQDELSAVRSKEDFDIAGALPKMNIDTGMGLERVAFLMQGKQNMYEIDVMFPVIERAEQLTGKRYGANPEDDVRFRVVADHVRSSMMLIGDGVTPGNEARGYVLRRLLRRAVRSMRLLGYEDPSLPELMPISRDKMGETYVDLVRDWHRISRVAFGEEQAFRKTLQAGTQIFDLAARDVAKRGATRLSGDEAFALHDTYGFPIDLTLEMASEQGLSVDEEGFRGLMNEQRQRAKDDARGKKGGHADTSVYRGILDAHGPTEWLAYETLETESHPLALLQGGQAVRSLAAGEIGELVLDRTPFYAESGGQAADAGTIAYAGGVLEVVDVQRPVRGLVVHQVRVVEGEFDPSAEMHARVDPQWRTGARQAHSGTHVVHAALRQVLGPSALQSGSYNRPGYLRLDFGWATGLRAEQVRDIETVSNQALRADLPVGWQYMTLTEAKEWGAIALFGETYDDTSVRVVEIGGPWSRELCGGTHVEHASQIGTVVVTSEGSVGSGNRRIEALTGVEGFAHLARERDLVAQLTGMLKVQPDGVVSRVQDMVERLRAAEKELERARQSQLLAGGAGLAAAAVDVAGVAVVAQRLDGAGGGDVRTLALDVRGRLDASRPGAVVIAGVADGKVSVVAAVNDAGRARGVTANDLVRAVGQLVGGKGGGKDDVAQGGGSDVSRVDEALALVATEVARAAGA
- a CDS encoding DUF6167 family protein, coding for MSRSIWFVAGAGAGIYAITRARRVAETFTSEGLRDRLGALAVGARLFRDEVRAGQHDSETHLRERMGLVPHGIPELTASDSGLNTLAGARYSTTAEPEGTTRGHR
- a CDS encoding ABC transporter permease, with the protein product MFAYIVKRLLTGVIVVILVSMAVFALLWFGPESPARPICNQETGNRCTPERLANFEKSMGYDNPIYEEYGKYAKGIFVGREMKLGSTKVVDCDAPCFGFSFRSRQLVWDELVQRLPATISLGIGGASLYLLLGIPIGIAAARRRGTLGDKLLVSGFLVVSSIPYYLFALVAWLYCTLVWDLPVLGSSGYTPLFDNPAKWFAGLLLPWLCLGIFNCTSYTRYTRGAMVESLSEDYIRTAKAKGLPARTVVYKHGLRSALVPVVTIFGIDLGVLLAGTIFTERIFEIQGIGLWGLRAVIALDLPVISATAMFGAIVIIVANIAVDVVYGVLDPRVRVS
- a CDS encoding dipeptide ABC transporter ATP-binding protein encodes the protein MLDPEAMPVLSVDNLKMYFPVKSSGLVRRTVGYVQAVDGVSFQVPKSGSLGLVGESGCGKSTTGRLITRLYTPTGGSMHFEGQDIAHLSQRQMKPLRRDIQMIFQDPYTSLNPRHTVGAIVGAPLSVHNIVPKDQILGRVQELLEVVGLNPEHYNRYPNEFSGGQRQRIGIARALTLNPKLLVADEPVSALDVSIQAQVINLLQDIQKEFDVAYLFIAHDLAVVRHFCPEVAVMYLGKIVEIGDRDSIYSHAHHPYTQALLSAVPDVKQAVIGGRRERIMLEGDVPSPINPPSGCRFRTRCPLAQEICAKHEPPLLQIGPRHKVACHFPGEITNHPSVPITARLLGTDDQGNVDPGATPSPEISNKPGYADTWFDLDKKTFGRA
- the mltG gene encoding endolytic transglycosylase MltG, with product MSENQVRPEQVEESAEDPAEEYVPLGGSRKKRRGFSGCLAVIVALAVLAGGFYVVITKGVDFLADQFSSAEDFSGPGSGEVTFEVDQGDTIAEMGRDLKADGVVASVQAFIDAAAAEPDSSGIQVGFYSMQKEMPAADAVAILIDPANQVKSTVTVPEGLRVVDVLDILAEQTDFKRAAYEKALNDPAALGLPDYAEGNAEGYLFPATYEIPPNATAQSVLKAMVDRWRQAAEKVDLDGSASALGRTPAELMTIASLIEAEGRGDDMPKIARVIFNRLDGPGDKAGTNGLLQIDASVNYGLDQKLGVTLTEEQKKVETPYNTYDIVGLPPTPIEAPGDDALAAAAAPAEGDWYYYVTVNLATGETKFAETYDEFLEYKAEYTDYCANESEAC
- a CDS encoding ABC transporter ATP-binding protein, which codes for MTESLTEPRSHGMSEEGAYLTVENLTVEFPTPDGPLRAVNDLSYTVGMGQTLGIVGESGSGKSVSSMAVLGLHDAKRTKISGSIRIGEMEVVGLNESGMRKLRGNAVSMIFQDALAALHPFYRVGSQLTEAYLVHHQKASKRDARRKAIEMLDRVGIPQPDHRVDDFPHQFSGGMRQRAMIAMGLINDPSLLIADEPTTALDVTVQAQILDLLQDLQREFNSAVIIITHDLGVVAEMADDVLVMYAGRCVEYGTTKQILSHPEMPYTWGLLSSIPDVQSDINARLIPIPGNPPSLLSPPSGCAFHPRCAHVDKVPGSLCSEQLPELTQASNGTAHVKRCHLADPDAIYQTEVLPEIAPDLVEEN
- a CDS encoding replication-associated recombination protein A; the protein is MTGFSHSSAPLAVRMRPRTLDELVGQSQLRAPGSPLRRLVEGDQPMSLMLWGPPGTGKTTIASILSQQTNRRFVEVSAVAAGVKEVRAAIDAARRELARGGSETVLFVDEVHRFTKAQQDALLPGVENRWVTLVAATTENPFFSVISPLLSRSLLLRLESLTDDDVRSVVASALTDERGLGGELELADDALDHLVRLAGGDARRSLTYLEAAAGAARDVSTSSTGEKIVIDLKTAETAVDQAAVRYDRQGDQHYDVTSAFIKSVRGSDADAALHYLARMMEAGEDPRFIARRLIILASEDIGLADPTALTTAVAAAQAVQLIGMPEARLNLAQATIALAVAPKSNAVIMAIDAASADVRAGKIGSVPPHLRDAHYSGAKKLGHGKTYTYSHDEPYGIAEQQYAPDVVADAAYYRPTALGAEAAVKERWERIRRIIRGG